A stretch of Brachyhypopomus gauderio isolate BG-103 chromosome 3, BGAUD_0.2, whole genome shotgun sequence DNA encodes these proteins:
- the mamdc2a gene encoding MAM domain-containing protein 2a isoform X2: MRVHHLSVLLAAGVVLAVSAQQLQPGSCSFEQSDCGYTSDPAYAPWTVNDEGRFIMADSSSMEDINKAVLVSPELEIFEWSCLRLVYQISGAGSLLVHLRLHGDNFDHTLWSADKPSDSWLIANMDLRNVSGTYQLLMEAQPNQRPGNSIAIFEIHIIPGYCIECSFEEHHLCGYSNQWNPNVNWYVGGRLVQDPRSNLPDDHTMNNERGHYMYVDSVYVKRFQEVAKLVSPMTTTPMAGCLSFYYQRNQARGNFFSVFTRDQLGHYEEIWRPDVYATSTWKLVQVDIQAHHPLEVVYEVAFNSATGGYVAVDDIAFSPEFCHTETEPTFDPSVANCDFEESLCQYYLESIGLPVWGRVTVRPNVYRTGDHTTGSGFFLMANTRFASRPGYVGRLHGPILPGNHKYCLRFHYALSGFRKIDNTLSLYIYDEKNVAQEKIWTMSESSRDVWTEVDITYQKPMSTKVVFVSICRNFWDCGVVALDDITVTLGDCRITEGPLRPAPGHCYFETGDCGYTQENRSKRDRWLRLRGQTPTSYTGPKGDHTLGGTTCTSRHRTCCPGTRRGWCRQSCVVRRTPSA; encoded by the exons ATGCGTGTCCATCATCTTTCGGTTCTTCTCG CTGCAGGAGTCGTGCTGGCTGTCAGCGCGCAACAGTTGCAGCCGGGATCCTGCAGCTTCGAGCAGAGCGACTGTGGCTACACATCTGATCCGGCTTACGCTCCTTGGACCGTCAACGACGAAG GGCGCTTCATAATGGCGGACTCCTCATCTATGGAGGACATCAACAAGGCCGTTTTGGTGAGCCCTGAACTGGAGATCTTTGAGTGGAGCTGCTTGCGTCTGGTGTACCAGATCAGCGGGGCGGGCTCGCTCCTGGTGCACCTGCGACTCCACGGAGACAACTTCGACCACACGCTGTGGTCTGCAGACAAACCCTCGGACAGCTGGCTCATCGCCAACATGGACCTACGCAACGTTTCCGGTACCTACCAG CTTTTAATGGAGGCACAACCCAACCAAAGACCAGGAAACAGCATTGCTATCTTTGAAATTCATATCATCCCTGGCTATTGTATAG AGTGTAGCTTTGAGGAACACCATTTGTGTGGCTACAGTAACCAGTGGAATCCCAACGTTAACTGGTATGTGGGAGGGAGACTTGTCCAAGACCCTCGATCCAACCTCCCGGATGACCACACTATGAACAACGAGAGAG GTCACTACATGTATGTGGATTCCGTTTATGTGAAGAGGTTCCAGGAGGTGGCCAAACTTGTGTCACCGATGACCACCACGCCCATGGCTGGTTGCCTGTCCTTCTACTACCAGAGGAACCAGGCCAGGGGGAACTTCTTCTCTGTCTTCACCAGGGACCAGCTGGGTCACTATGAGGAGATCTGGAGGCCAGATGTGTACGCCACCTCCACCTGGAAACTGGTCCAGGTGGATATTCAGGCACACCATCCCTTAGAG GTGGTGTACGAGGTAGCGTTTAACAGCGCCACCGGCGGATACGTAGCTGTGGATGACATCGCCTTTTCTCCTGAGTTCTGTCACACGGAAACAG AGCCCACGTTTGACCCCTCCGTGGCAAACTGTGACTTTGAGGAGAGCCTGTGTCAGTATTACCTAGAATCCATCGGGCTGCCCGTTTGGGGCAGGGTCACAGTTCGACCTAACGTGTACAGGACCGGAGATCACACTACAGGCTCTG GGTTCTTCCTCATGGCCAACACGCGTTTCGCCTCACGCCCCGGATATGTGGGCCGCCTACACGGACCCATCCTGCCAGGGAACCACAAGTACTGCCTTAGGTTTCACTACGCTCTGTCCGGTTTCCGGAAGATCGACAACACTCTGTCCCTCTACATCTATGACGAGAAGAATGTTGCCCAGGAGAAGATCTGGACCATGTCCGAGAGCTCCAGAGATGTGTGGACAGAGGTGGACATCACATATCAGAAACCCATGTCAACTAAG GTAGTCTTTGTCAGTATCTGCAGGAACTTCTGGGACTGTGGGGTTGTAGCCCTTGACGACATCACTGTAACCCTTGGAGACTGTCGCATCACAGAAG GGCCTCTGCGGCCAGCACCGGGCCACTGCTACTTTGAGACGGGCGACTGCGGCTACACTCAGGAGAACCGGAGTAAGAGAGACCGCTGGTTACGGCTCAGGGGACAGACGCCCACCTCCTACACGGGGCCCAAGGGGGACCACACCTTAGGG GGCACTACATGTACATCGAGGCATCGCACATGTTGCCCGGGCACACGGCGCGGATGGTGTCGCCAGAGCTGCGTGGTTCGGCGGACCCCCAGTGCCTGA
- the mamdc2a gene encoding MAM domain-containing protein 2a isoform X1 gives MRVHHLSVLLAAGVVLAVSAQQLQPGSCSFEQSDCGYTSDPAYAPWTVNDEGRFIMADSSSMEDINKAVLVSPELEIFEWSCLRLVYQISGAGSLLVHLRLHGDNFDHTLWSADKPSDSWLIANMDLRNVSGTYQLLMEAQPNQRPGNSIAIFEIHIIPGYCIECSFEEHHLCGYSNQWNPNVNWYVGGRLVQDPRSNLPDDHTMNNERGHYMYVDSVYVKRFQEVAKLVSPMTTTPMAGCLSFYYQRNQARGNFFSVFTRDQLGHYEEIWRPDVYATSTWKLVQVDIQAHHPLEVVYEVAFNSATGGYVAVDDIAFSPEFCHTETEPTFDPSVANCDFEESLCQYYLESIGLPVWGRVTVRPNVYRTGDHTTGSGFFLMANTRFASRPGYVGRLHGPILPGNHKYCLRFHYALSGFRKIDNTLSLYIYDEKNVAQEKIWTMSESSRDVWTEVDITYQKPMSTKVVFVSICRNFWDCGVVALDDITVTLGDCRITEGPLRPAPGHCYFETGDCGYTQENRSKRDRWLRLRGQTPTSYTGPKGDHTLGVGHYMYIEASHMLPGHTARMVSPELRGSADPQCLTFFYHMYGSGTGVLSVLLRQSDRAGDRLLWKRHGEQSISWMKAMLDYDCSSRHQIIFEAVRGPSIRGDIAIDDVVFRKGRCQDPGDNISSSGFSENFNEIEY, from the exons ATGCGTGTCCATCATCTTTCGGTTCTTCTCG CTGCAGGAGTCGTGCTGGCTGTCAGCGCGCAACAGTTGCAGCCGGGATCCTGCAGCTTCGAGCAGAGCGACTGTGGCTACACATCTGATCCGGCTTACGCTCCTTGGACCGTCAACGACGAAG GGCGCTTCATAATGGCGGACTCCTCATCTATGGAGGACATCAACAAGGCCGTTTTGGTGAGCCCTGAACTGGAGATCTTTGAGTGGAGCTGCTTGCGTCTGGTGTACCAGATCAGCGGGGCGGGCTCGCTCCTGGTGCACCTGCGACTCCACGGAGACAACTTCGACCACACGCTGTGGTCTGCAGACAAACCCTCGGACAGCTGGCTCATCGCCAACATGGACCTACGCAACGTTTCCGGTACCTACCAG CTTTTAATGGAGGCACAACCCAACCAAAGACCAGGAAACAGCATTGCTATCTTTGAAATTCATATCATCCCTGGCTATTGTATAG AGTGTAGCTTTGAGGAACACCATTTGTGTGGCTACAGTAACCAGTGGAATCCCAACGTTAACTGGTATGTGGGAGGGAGACTTGTCCAAGACCCTCGATCCAACCTCCCGGATGACCACACTATGAACAACGAGAGAG GTCACTACATGTATGTGGATTCCGTTTATGTGAAGAGGTTCCAGGAGGTGGCCAAACTTGTGTCACCGATGACCACCACGCCCATGGCTGGTTGCCTGTCCTTCTACTACCAGAGGAACCAGGCCAGGGGGAACTTCTTCTCTGTCTTCACCAGGGACCAGCTGGGTCACTATGAGGAGATCTGGAGGCCAGATGTGTACGCCACCTCCACCTGGAAACTGGTCCAGGTGGATATTCAGGCACACCATCCCTTAGAG GTGGTGTACGAGGTAGCGTTTAACAGCGCCACCGGCGGATACGTAGCTGTGGATGACATCGCCTTTTCTCCTGAGTTCTGTCACACGGAAACAG AGCCCACGTTTGACCCCTCCGTGGCAAACTGTGACTTTGAGGAGAGCCTGTGTCAGTATTACCTAGAATCCATCGGGCTGCCCGTTTGGGGCAGGGTCACAGTTCGACCTAACGTGTACAGGACCGGAGATCACACTACAGGCTCTG GGTTCTTCCTCATGGCCAACACGCGTTTCGCCTCACGCCCCGGATATGTGGGCCGCCTACACGGACCCATCCTGCCAGGGAACCACAAGTACTGCCTTAGGTTTCACTACGCTCTGTCCGGTTTCCGGAAGATCGACAACACTCTGTCCCTCTACATCTATGACGAGAAGAATGTTGCCCAGGAGAAGATCTGGACCATGTCCGAGAGCTCCAGAGATGTGTGGACAGAGGTGGACATCACATATCAGAAACCCATGTCAACTAAG GTAGTCTTTGTCAGTATCTGCAGGAACTTCTGGGACTGTGGGGTTGTAGCCCTTGACGACATCACTGTAACCCTTGGAGACTGTCGCATCACAGAAG GGCCTCTGCGGCCAGCACCGGGCCACTGCTACTTTGAGACGGGCGACTGCGGCTACACTCAGGAGAACCGGAGTAAGAGAGACCGCTGGTTACGGCTCAGGGGACAGACGCCCACCTCCTACACGGGGCCCAAGGGGGACCACACCTTAGGGGTAG GGCACTACATGTACATCGAGGCATCGCACATGTTGCCCGGGCACACGGCGCGGATGGTGTCGCCAGAGCTGCGTGGTTCGGCGGACCCCCAGTGCCTGACCTTCTTCTACCACATGTACGGCTCGGGCACGGGTGTCCTGAGCGTGCTACTGCGACAGTCGGACCGGGCTGGAGACAGGCTTCTCTGGAAGAGGCACGGGGAGCAGAGCATCTCCTGGATGAAGGCCATGCTGGATTATGACTGTTCTAGCAGGCACCAG atTATATTCGAGGCCGTCAGGGGGCCTTCAATAAGAGGCGACATCGCTATTGACGACGTCGTGTTCAGAAAAGGACGGTGCCAGG ATCCCGGAGACAACATCTCATCCTCAGGCTTCTCGGAAAACTTCAACGAGATTGAATACTGA
- the LOC143509839 gene encoding uncharacterized protein LOC143509839 isoform X3, with amino-acid sequence MFEFQRNEPIRRGTKRARARIVLTLEANRARVHMNRSLAHLFKRARARLTDPGTVGALTLAKRTVLRQATVPGPGSQSLVDLNSTYTLDYLPPHITIKDTIPAEVVEDRKPDFRRRLSCFTDVAGHRRWGRNTWQDVNETQARPHGAAETLHTPLDRGCT; translated from the exons atgtttgagttccagcgaaatgaaccaatcagacgaggcaccaagcgggcccgggcacggatagtgctcacactagaagcgaaccgtgcccgagtccacatgaatcgttccctggcccacctcttcaagcgggcccgagcacggttaactgatccgggcacggttggagcgctcacactagccaaacgaaccgtgcttcggcaggcaaccgtgcccgggcccggatcacagagcctagt GGACCTGAACTCTACATATACATTGGATTACCTTCCTCCACATATCACTATCAAGGACACG ATACCCGCGGAGGTTGTGGAGGACAGAAAGCCTGATTTCAGGAGACGTCTGTCCTGCTTCACTGACGTAGCAGGACATCGGCGGTGGGGACGCAACACCTGGCAGGACGTAAACGAGACACAGGCCCGTCCCCACGGAGCTGCTGagaccctccacacaccactggaTCGGGGCTGCACATAG
- the LOC143509365 gene encoding myogenesis-regulating glycosidase: MYQIVPATVGDVGIGAMRECMPPKKKRVDQCGRRPILASSLGVVLVVAAVTAWCYYCASLRQADLLKTELLDLSKDGFVIRNQAGAVIFRMAFRSGSLDLNSCLKEGRVLSCSRSSEGSLNFFIETVKDKDTVMCYRVRWEELSASRLVEHAMAYNSSHWYGGGETRSQHWPIIFDGSQEPEPFITSDVSSKRQVFGNILERYWLSSNATAIKINQSVPFHLGWDEKSKMLRFQARYENSPYKPDYGQPRHAELSYRVCVGRDVSAIHKYMVRRYFNKPNKVPTESVFRQPIWSTWAFFKTAVNQDKLLTYASDIKTHGFSCSHLDLDDQYATAYGDFEFDPVKFPNASHMFKTLRDDGFEVTLWTHPFVNYNSTNFGPGVEKGLFVREPSGELPALIRWWNGIGSILDFTNPETRDWYASQLHKLKKKYEIASFKFDAGETSYLPKQFSTFVPLLDPSMFTRRYTEMAIPFSDRAEVRTGYQSQNISCFFRISDRNSLWGYDLGLRSIIPTVLTVSILGYQFVLPDMIGGNAYPNCTEGEDGLPDRELYIRWLELSAFMPVMQFSIPPWVYDDEVVEIARKFTALHETLVAPRVLELAGEVLHTGDPIIRPLWWIATNDEAAYKIDSQFLIGDDLMVAPVLEPGKQERDIYLPAGRWRSYKSEHFDKGPMHLTDYPVDLDEIAYFVWSG; the protein is encoded by the exons ATGTATCAAATCGTCCCGGCGACTGTTGGTGATGTGGGTATCGGTGCCATGCGAGAATGCATGCCTCCGAAGAAGAAGAGAGTGGACCAGTGTGGACGCAGGCCCATACTGGCCAGCTCACTCGGGGTGGTGCTTGTAGTTGCCGCTGTGACTGCCTGGTGCTACTACTGTGCCTCTCTGCGCCAGGCTGACCTCCTCAAGACCGAACTGCTTGACCTTAGCAAAGATGGCTTTGTCATCCGCAACCAAGCAGGAGCCGTCATCTTCAGGATGGCATTTAG ATCAGGCTCTCTTGATCTGAATTCTTGCCTAAAAGAAGGCCGAGTTCTCTCCTGCAGCCGGTCCAGTGAGGGGAGTCTGAATTTCTTCATTGAGACAGTGAAAGACAAAGACACTGTGATGTGCTATCGTGTGCGTTGGGAGGAGCTTTCAGCATCCCGTCTGGTGGAGCACGCCATGGCCTACAACAGTTCACACTGGTACGGTGGAGGCGAAACGAGATCCCAGCACTGGCCCATCATTTTTGATGGAAGCCAGGAACCTGAGCCCTTCATCACAAGCGATGTCAGCTCAAAACGACAAGTGTTTGGGAATATCTTGGAGCGTTATTGGCTGTCTTCCAATGCGACTGCTATTAAAATCAACCAATCTGTCCCTTTCCATCTTGGCTGGGATGAGAAGAGCAAGATGCTGCGATTCCAGGCACGGTATGAAAACAGCCCGTACAAGCCGGATTACGGCCAGCCTCGTCATGCTGAGCTGAGCTATCGTGTCTGTGTTGGGCGTGATGTAAGTGCCATACATAAGTACATGGTTCGTCGATATTTTAACAAACCCAATAAAGTGCCTACTGAGTCTGTTTTCAGACAGCCGATCTGGTCCACTTGGGCCTTTTTCAAGACAGCGGTGAACCAGGACAAGCTGCTGACATATGCATCTGATATCAAGACACATGGCTTCAGCTGTAGTCACCTAGATCTGGATGATCAATATGCTACTGCCTATGGGGATTTTGAGTTCGATCCGGTCAAGTTCCCGAATGCGTCCCACATGTTTAAGACACTTAGGGATGATGGTTTTGAAGTCACTCTGTGGACACATCCTTTTGTGAACTACAACTCCACTAACTTTGGCCCTGGAGTGGAGAAAGGGCTTTTTGTTCGAGAGCCTAGCGGCGAACTCCCGGCCTTGATCCGCTGGTGGAATGGTATTGGCAGCATCCTGGACTTCACCAACCCAGAAACCCGTGACTGGTATGCCTCGCAGCTTCATAAGCTAaagaaaaaatatgaaatagcTTCCTTCAAATTTGACGCTGGAGAGACCAGCTATTTGCCCAAGCAGTTCAGTACCTTTGTACCTCTGCTGGATCCTAGCATGTTTACGCGCCGCTACACTGAGATGGCGATACCCTTCAGTGACCGCGCTGAAGTGCGCACAGGCTATCAGTCCCAGAACATCTCCTGCTTCTTCCGGATCTCCGACCGCAACTCGCTTTGGGGTTACGACCTGGGACTCAGGTCCATCATTCCTACTGTGCTAACCGTTAGCATTCTTGGCTACCAGTTTGTGCTCCCAGATATGATTGGTGGAAACGCGTACCCAAACTGCACAGAAGGAGAGGACGGACTCCCGGACCGAGAGCTCTACATCCGCTGGCTGGAACTGTCTGCATTCATGCCAGTTATGCAGTTCTCAATACCGCCATGGGTCTATGATGATGAGGTTGTGGAGATCGCCAGGAAGTTCACGGCGCTCCACGAGACCCTGGTGGCTCCTCGAGTGCTTGAACTTGCCGGGGAGGTGTTGCACACTGGAGATCCTATCATTCGTCCTCTTTGGTGGATCGCTACAAATGACGAAGCTGCCTACAAGATTGATTCGCAGTTCCTCATTGGTGATGACCTCATGGTGGCACCAGTGCTGGAGCCAGGTAAGCAGGAACGAGATATTTATCTCCCTGCTGGCAGGTGGAGGAGCTACAAGAGTGAACATTTTGACAAGGGTCCCATGCATCTTACCGACTACCCAGTGGACTTGGATGAGATTGCCTACTTTGTGTGGTCAGGGTGA
- the LOC143509839 gene encoding cilia- and flagella-associated protein 95-like isoform X1, whose translation MNYSRSTLMSNWHRHREAEPKDYDFTACRDREKKLHKSTYKHLGTFVDADWSTTTESQLSQYFLKKEYEFKETPKSMVHPDHIQSVVFDRLSHRGCRPVLPCHRPDYNDMDLNSTYTLDYLPPHITIKDTIPAEVVEDRKPDFRRRLSCFTDVAGHRRWGRNTWQDVNETQARPHGAAETLHTPLDRGCT comes from the exons atgaattacagcaGGTCGACATTAATGTCGAATTG GCACAGGCACAGAGAAGCGGAACCAAAAGATTATGATTTCACTGCATGTCGAGACAGAGAAAAGAAATTACACAAGTCGACATATAAGCACTTGGGGACATTCGTAGACGCG GACTGGAGCACCACGACGGAATCACAGCTGTCCCAGtattttttaaaaaaagaataTGAGTTCAAGGAGACACCAAAATCAATGGTTCATCCCGACCACATCCAGTCTGTGGTGTTTGACAG ACTGTCACACAGAGGATGCAGACCTGTCCTACCCTGCCACCGACCCGACTACAATGACAT GGACCTGAACTCTACATATACATTGGATTACCTTCCTCCACATATCACTATCAAGGACACG ATACCCGCGGAGGTTGTGGAGGACAGAAAGCCTGATTTCAGGAGACGTCTGTCCTGCTTCACTGACGTAGCAGGACATCGGCGGTGGGGACGCAACACCTGGCAGGACGTAAACGAGACACAGGCCCGTCCCCACGGAGCTGCTGagaccctccacacaccactggaTCGGGGCTGCACATAG
- the LOC143509839 gene encoding cilia- and flagella-associated protein 95-like isoform X2 — translation MFKHRHREAEPKDYDFTACRDREKKLHKSTYKHLGTFVDADWSTTTESQLSQYFLKKEYEFKETPKSMVHPDHIQSVVFDRLSHRGCRPVLPCHRPDYNDMDLNSTYTLDYLPPHITIKDTIPAEVVEDRKPDFRRRLSCFTDVAGHRRWGRNTWQDVNETQARPHGAAETLHTPLDRGCT, via the exons ATGTTCAA GCACAGGCACAGAGAAGCGGAACCAAAAGATTATGATTTCACTGCATGTCGAGACAGAGAAAAGAAATTACACAAGTCGACATATAAGCACTTGGGGACATTCGTAGACGCG GACTGGAGCACCACGACGGAATCACAGCTGTCCCAGtattttttaaaaaaagaataTGAGTTCAAGGAGACACCAAAATCAATGGTTCATCCCGACCACATCCAGTCTGTGGTGTTTGACAG ACTGTCACACAGAGGATGCAGACCTGTCCTACCCTGCCACCGACCCGACTACAATGACAT GGACCTGAACTCTACATATACATTGGATTACCTTCCTCCACATATCACTATCAAGGACACG ATACCCGCGGAGGTTGTGGAGGACAGAAAGCCTGATTTCAGGAGACGTCTGTCCTGCTTCACTGACGTAGCAGGACATCGGCGGTGGGGACGCAACACCTGGCAGGACGTAAACGAGACACAGGCCCGTCCCCACGGAGCTGCTGagaccctccacacaccactggaTCGGGGCTGCACATAG